A stretch of the Phycodurus eques isolate BA_2022a chromosome 15, UOR_Pequ_1.1, whole genome shotgun sequence genome encodes the following:
- the LOC133414019 gene encoding macrophage immunometabolism regulator-like isoform X12 yields the protein MEVDLSGVSRAHVSILPAAEMKATLKAEPERPRCASTPCSPIRGTVAGYQILHMDSNYLVGFTTGEELLKLAHKWSENSPEKSLLSEVVPSPIQTGVSKSLDVAIHRSSRIYKTKNRYYQPYDIPAANGRRRRRMPSSSDTFLRSVITGEHGRGVHAPLLPLCRLKGKRTQSKSLDYLNLDKITIKESPDTEVLQYQLQHLTLRGERMFTRNKT from the coding sequence ATGGAGGTGGATCTCAGTGGAGTGTCGAGGGCCCATGTTTCCATTCTACCTGCAGCTGAGATGAAAGCTACGTTGAAAGCGGAGCCAGAAAGGCCTCGTTGCGCCAGCACGCCATGCTCCCCCATCAGAGGTACTGTCGCAGGATACCAGATTCTCCACATGGACTCAAACTATCTGGTGGGCTTCACAACTGGTGAAGAGCTGCTCAAGTTGGCCCACAAATGGTCTGAAAACTCCCCAGAGAAGAGTTTGCTATCAGAGGTTGTGCCTAGCCCCATCCAGACCGGAGTCTCGAAATCTTTAGACGTGGCCATCCACCGGTCTTCAAGAATCTATAAAACCAAAAATCGCTACTATCAGCCTTACGACATTCCTGCTGCTAATGGTCGGAGAAGGCGGCGCATGCCCAGCTCGAGTGACACCTTTCTCAGGTCCGTGATTACAGGGGAACATGGGCGGGGTGTGCATGCACCACTACTACCTCTGTGTCGGCTTAAAGGGAAGAGGACCCAGTCCAAATCTTTGGACTACCTTAATCTTGACAAAATCACGATCAAAGAATCACCAGACACTGAGGTGTTACAGTACCAACTACAGCACCTCACCCTGCGGGGAGAGCGCATGTTCACTCGAAACAAAACTTAA